In a genomic window of Pseudomonas mohnii:
- a CDS encoding Lon protease family protein, translating into MPDPVAASLRLAPEALTRPFSAEQFSFSTTNDLEPFRGVLGQERAVEALQFGVAMPRPGYNVFVMGEPGTGRFSFVKRYLKAEAKRQQTPADWVYVNNFDEPREPRALELPSGTAGAFIGDINGLIDNLLATFPAVFEHPSYQQKKSAIDRAFNQRYDKALDIIERLALEKDVALYRDSSNIAFTPMAEGKALDEAEFAQLPEAERERFHDDISALEERLNEELASLPQWKRESSNQLRHLNEETITLALQPLLSPLSEKYAENAAVCGYLQAMQVYLLKTVVEQLVDDSKTDAVARKLLEEQYAPSLVVGHASSGGAPVVFEPHPTYENLFGRIEYSTDQGALYTTYRQLRPGALHRANGGFLILEAEKMLSEPFVWDALKRALQSRKLKMESPLGELGRLATVTLTPQNIPLQVKVVIIGARSLYYTLQDLDPDFQEMFRVLVDFDEDIPMVDESLEQFAQLLKTRTSEEGMAPLTADAVARLATYSARLAEHQGRLSARIGDLFQLVSEADFIRHLASDEMTDAGHIERALKAKATRTGRVSARILDDMLAGIILIDTDGAAVGKCNGLTVLEVGDSAFGVPARISATVYPGGSGIVDIEREVNLGQPIHSKGVMILTGYLGSRYAQEFPLAISASIALEQSYGYVDGDSASLGEACTLISALSKTPLKQCFAITGSINQFGEVQAVGGVNEKIEGFFRLCEARGLTGEQGAIIPHANVATLMLDEKVLTAVRAGLFHVYAVRQADEALSLLVGEPAGEPDENGEFPEGSVNARVVERLRVIAEMISEDDLKEAEKEAAQEALVEAKPA; encoded by the coding sequence ATGCCTGATCCTGTTGCTGCCAGCTTGCGTCTAGCGCCTGAAGCGCTGACCCGTCCGTTTTCCGCTGAACAGTTCAGCTTCTCTACCACTAATGATCTGGAGCCCTTCCGCGGTGTGCTTGGCCAGGAACGTGCGGTCGAAGCCTTGCAGTTCGGTGTGGCCATGCCACGCCCCGGTTACAACGTGTTCGTCATGGGTGAACCCGGCACCGGCCGGTTTTCGTTCGTCAAACGCTACCTGAAGGCCGAAGCCAAACGCCAGCAGACCCCGGCGGACTGGGTCTACGTCAATAATTTCGATGAGCCGCGCGAGCCCCGCGCACTGGAATTGCCGTCGGGCACCGCCGGCGCCTTCATCGGCGACATCAACGGCTTGATCGACAACCTGCTGGCCACCTTTCCAGCGGTGTTCGAGCACCCGTCCTATCAACAAAAGAAAAGTGCCATCGACCGCGCCTTCAACCAGCGCTACGACAAGGCGCTGGATATCATCGAGCGTCTGGCTCTGGAGAAGGATGTCGCGCTCTACCGAGACAGCAGCAACATCGCCTTCACCCCGATGGCCGAGGGCAAGGCGCTGGACGAGGCGGAGTTCGCCCAGTTGCCGGAAGCCGAGCGTGAACGCTTCCATGACGACATTTCCGCGCTGGAAGAGCGTCTGAACGAAGAGCTGGCCAGCCTGCCGCAATGGAAGCGCGAGTCGAGCAATCAGCTGCGCCATCTCAACGAAGAAACCATCACCCTGGCCTTGCAGCCGTTGCTTTCGCCGTTGTCGGAAAAGTACGCAGAGAACGCCGCCGTGTGCGGTTACCTGCAAGCCATGCAGGTGTACCTGCTCAAGACCGTGGTCGAGCAACTGGTGGACGACAGCAAGACTGACGCCGTCGCCCGCAAACTGCTGGAAGAACAGTACGCGCCGAGCCTGGTGGTCGGTCATGCCTCCAGTGGCGGTGCGCCCGTGGTGTTTGAGCCGCACCCGACTTATGAAAACCTGTTTGGCCGGATCGAATACAGCACTGACCAAGGCGCGCTGTACACCACCTATCGCCAGCTGCGGCCGGGGGCGTTGCATCGGGCCAACGGCGGCTTCCTGATCCTTGAAGCGGAAAAAATGCTCAGCGAGCCGTTTGTATGGGATGCGCTGAAACGCGCCCTGCAATCGCGCAAGCTGAAAATGGAATCACCGCTGGGTGAACTGGGGCGCCTGGCCACCGTGACCCTGACCCCGCAAAACATTCCGTTGCAGGTCAAAGTCGTGATCATCGGAGCCCGTTCGCTCTACTACACGCTGCAGGACCTCGATCCGGACTTCCAGGAAATGTTCCGCGTCCTGGTGGATTTCGATGAAGATATCCCGATGGTCGACGAGAGCCTGGAGCAGTTCGCCCAGTTGCTCAAAACCCGTACTTCGGAAGAAGGCATGGCGCCGTTGACCGCCGATGCGGTGGCGCGACTGGCTACCTACAGCGCACGTTTGGCTGAGCACCAGGGGCGTTTGTCGGCACGCATTGGTGATCTGTTCCAACTGGTCAGCGAGGCGGATTTCATTCGTCATCTGGCGAGTGATGAAATGACCGATGCCGGCCACATCGAACGAGCGCTCAAGGCCAAGGCCACCCGTACCGGGCGTGTGTCGGCGCGGATTCTCGACGACATGCTCGCCGGGATCATCCTGATCGACACCGATGGCGCGGCCGTCGGCAAGTGCAACGGCTTGACGGTGCTGGAAGTCGGCGATTCGGCCTTCGGTGTGCCGGCGCGGATTTCTGCCACGGTGTATCCGGGCGGCAGCGGTATCGTCGATATCGAACGTGAGGTCAACCTGGGTCAGCCGATTCACTCCAAAGGCGTGATGATCCTCACCGGGTACCTGGGCAGTCGTTATGCCCAGGAATTCCCGTTGGCGATTTCCGCGAGTATTGCGCTGGAACAATCCTACGGTTATGTCGATGGCGACAGTGCGTCGCTGGGCGAGGCGTGCACGCTGATCTCGGCACTGTCGAAAACCCCACTCAAGCAGTGTTTTGCAATCACCGGTTCGATCAACCAGTTCGGTGAAGTGCAGGCGGTGGGTGGGGTCAACGAGAAGATCGAAGGGTTCTTCCGTCTCTGCGAAGCCCGTGGGCTGACCGGCGAGCAAGGGGCAATCATTCCCCATGCCAACGTCGCGACGCTGATGCTCGACGAAAAAGTGCTGACGGCGGTGCGCGCAGGGCTGTTCCATGTCTACGCGGTGCGCCAGGCGGACGAGGCCTTGAGCTTGCTGGTAGGCGAGCCGGCGGGTGAGCCGGATGAGAATGGCGAGTTTCCTGAAGGCAGTGTCAACGCGCGGGTGGTTGAGCGCTTGCGGGTCATCGCGGAAATGATCAGCGAAGACGATCTGAAGGAAGCCGAGAAAGAGGCGGCGCAGGAGGCACTGGTCGAAGCCAAACCGGCCTGA